In Methanothermus fervidus DSM 2088, a single genomic region encodes these proteins:
- a CDS encoding protein of unknown function UPF0066 (COGs: COG1720 conserved hypothetical protein~InterPro IPR001378~KEGG: tpd:Teth39_0650 hypothetical protein~PFAM: protein of unknown function UPF0066~SPTR: C8SBB5 Putative uncharacterized protein~PFAM: Uncharacterised protein family UPF0066~TIGRFAM: probable methyltransferase, YaeB/AF_0241 family) — MELYPIGIVKSQYNKRKEAPRQGRRSENKSIIKIFKKYRDGLKGIEKYKYLIVLYWMDRGNRDVLVVKRGGVFATRSPDRPNPIGMCLVKLEKVEGNKLIVKWLDALNGSPIIDIKPYFKDLDSI, encoded by the coding sequence ATGGAATTATATCCGATAGGCATCGTAAAATCTCAATATAATAAAAGAAAAGAAGCCCCAAGACAAGGGAGACGTAGTGAAAATAAAAGCATTATAAAAATATTTAAAAAATATAGGGATGGATTAAAAGGCATCGAAAAATATAAATACCTTATCGTGCTTTATTGGATGGATAGAGGAAATAGAGATGTTTTGGTGGTTAAAAGAGGAGGAGTGTTTGCAACAAGGTCTCCAGACAGACCAAATCCAATTGGCATGTGTTTAGTTAAATTAGAAAAAGTGGAGGGAAATAAACTAATTGTTAAATGGTTAGATGCATTAAATGGATCACCAATAATAGACATAAAACCATACTTTAAAGATCTTGATTCGATTTAA